A region of Nitrospinota bacterium DNA encodes the following proteins:
- a CDS encoding DUF3391 domain-containing protein has protein sequence MPKQDQSHIKKIRTTDLRVGMYVTQTDSPWLSTPVMIGGFEINSEKDIKKLLDYEIQTVSIDVSKGLDIGQELPLHFPEVRVITPDDTFEVEITEFKVGREMPVDIYHTTSDGHFALELKRGLSYTEEVEELFQGRGISQVRVPQDQRRAYDLYKRTLEGETASQKDKGFSDRYLDPKKVVIHYNFMDNYHAISPHALIDGTKPPFSVFVRAKEDVTLAHNAGDTIGAGTLEEWAHKDLNLLILKKEMPPYQAYLMEHTKNSKNHAARVTFVRENSKMIVEGLAHNPRSEQLMKETKESITDLTDLVIENPTTFYGLMKINNYDYYTFTHSVNVATLSLALAMAAGVHEKQDLADLGLGSILHDLGKSRVDQKLINKPGKLTDDEYKAVSNHVTLGYEMLKNHKSVPERALIPLLQHHEKLTGKGYPNKLAGDDIHYFGRIAAIIDIYDALTTERAYKKAFRPFDALALLTKSEGDFDMALITTFIKLIHRQET, from the coding sequence ATGCCAAAACAAGATCAGTCGCACATCAAGAAAATCCGCACCACCGACCTGCGGGTGGGTATGTATGTTACCCAAACCGACAGCCCATGGTTATCCACGCCGGTCATGATCGGCGGATTCGAAATAAACTCCGAAAAAGACATCAAGAAACTGCTGGATTACGAGATCCAGACGGTTTCCATCGATGTCTCCAAGGGTCTGGACATAGGGCAGGAATTACCCTTACATTTCCCGGAAGTGCGGGTAATAACCCCGGATGACACTTTCGAGGTGGAAATAACGGAGTTTAAGGTTGGCCGGGAGATGCCTGTGGACATATACCACACAACATCCGACGGGCATTTCGCTCTGGAGTTGAAACGGGGGCTTTCATACACCGAGGAGGTGGAGGAGCTTTTTCAGGGGCGGGGCATCTCCCAGGTGCGTGTTCCGCAAGACCAGCGACGGGCTTACGATCTATATAAAAGGACACTGGAAGGGGAAACGGCAAGCCAGAAAGACAAAGGGTTTTCCGACAGGTACCTGGATCCGAAAAAAGTCGTTATCCATTACAACTTCATGGACAATTACCATGCCATAAGCCCGCATGCGCTGATAGATGGAACAAAGCCACCCTTCTCGGTTTTTGTCCGGGCAAAGGAGGATGTGACGCTGGCTCACAACGCCGGAGACACAATTGGAGCGGGTACGCTGGAAGAATGGGCCCACAAAGACCTCAACCTGCTTATTCTTAAAAAGGAAATGCCCCCCTACCAGGCTTACCTGATGGAGCATACGAAAAACTCCAAGAACCACGCGGCCAGGGTTACTTTCGTGCGGGAAAACTCAAAAATGATCGTGGAAGGGCTGGCCCACAACCCGCGCTCCGAGCAACTGATGAAGGAAACCAAGGAGTCCATCACGGACCTTACTGATCTGGTCATAGAAAATCCCACAACTTTCTACGGCCTGATGAAGATAAATAACTACGACTACTACACCTTCACCCACTCGGTGAACGTGGCGACCCTCTCGCTGGCGCTGGCCATGGCCGCTGGTGTGCATGAAAAACAGGATTTGGCGGACTTGGGGCTGGGCTCAATTTTGCACGACCTCGGCAAAAGCCGGGTGGACCAGAAACTTATCAACAAGCCCGGCAAACTGACGGACGATGAATACAAGGCGGTATCAAACCACGTCACCCTCGGCTACGAGATGCTCAAGAACCACAAGTCGGTGCCGGAACGGGCGCTTATACCTCTCCTCCAGCACCACGAGAAACTCACCGGCAAGGGTTATCCAAACAAACTGGCTGGTGATGATATCCATTATTTTGGCCGGATAGCCGCGATAATAGACATCTATGACGCACTGACCACAGAACGGGCCTATAAAAAAGCATTCCGCCCATTTGACGCGCTTGCCCTTTTGACCAAAAGCGAGGGTGATTTCGACATGGCCCTGATCACCACATTCATAAAGCTCATCCACCGTCAGGAGACATAG
- a CDS encoding aminotransferase class V-fold PLP-dependent enzyme, translating to MRNKLVYLDNAATSHPKPATVINAVGKAIAGIAGSPGRGGHKGSLAAARMMFSARETIAEFFGLSCPERIVFTRNATEGLNIAIKGLIHAGHKVAISRLEHNSVIRPIMARKNVGVDVDYAPCDNNGLPDIVNLPDVDYLVTTSASNVTGAVINTQALASACRKKNIKLILDAAQSAGSIPLNAKDVDVLVCSGHKGLLGPQGIGFVYFAPGMEPDCFLEGGTGSDSESERMPDIWPDKFEAGTPNVPGVAGLKAGIEYIKRMPVAKIRQKELATLKLLISNLKDMEGVTVYGPGKLSSRAGLVSFNVAGIDPSIIADELDSQGVAVRAGLHCAPEAHKFIGSFPQGSVRVSPGPFTALKDINIFIEAMRRILKKKR from the coding sequence ATGCGCAATAAGCTGGTTTACCTGGACAACGCGGCCACAAGTCACCCCAAACCCGCCACTGTGATAAATGCGGTAGGCAAGGCTATCGCCGGAATCGCCGGGAGCCCTGGCCGGGGCGGGCATAAAGGCTCGCTGGCGGCGGCGCGCATGATGTTTTCAGCGCGGGAGACCATAGCTGAATTTTTCGGACTCTCATGCCCGGAGCGGATCGTTTTTACCCGTAACGCCACCGAGGGGCTTAACATCGCCATAAAAGGGCTTATCCATGCCGGGCATAAGGTGGCCATATCCAGACTGGAGCACAACTCTGTGATCCGGCCCATTATGGCGAGGAAAAATGTTGGGGTGGATGTGGATTATGCCCCCTGTGACAATAATGGATTACCGGACATTGTAAATCTTCCAGACGTGGATTACCTTGTGACCACTTCGGCCAGTAATGTGACCGGAGCAGTTATAAACACGCAAGCGTTGGCTTCCGCTTGTCGCAAAAAAAATATAAAACTTATCCTGGATGCGGCCCAGTCCGCAGGCTCCATCCCGCTCAACGCCAAAGATGTGGATGTTTTGGTATGTTCAGGCCATAAAGGGCTTTTAGGCCCTCAAGGCATAGGATTCGTTTATTTCGCCCCTGGCATGGAGCCGGACTGTTTCCTGGAAGGTGGCACTGGATCGGATTCCGAAAGCGAAAGAATGCCGGATATCTGGCCGGACAAGTTTGAGGCGGGCACTCCAAATGTGCCTGGTGTGGCTGGGTTAAAAGCGGGGATCGAATATATAAAACGAATGCCGGTGGCAAAAATCCGCCAGAAGGAGTTGGCCACCCTTAAGCTACTCATCAGCAATTTAAAGGATATGGAGGGGGTGACAGTATATGGCCCCGGGAAGCTGTCTTCCAGGGCGGGACTGGTCTCTTTCAACGTGGCTGGCATTGATCCATCCATCATCGCAGATGAGCTGGATAGCCAGGGGGTGGCCGTCCGGGCTGGATTGCATTGTGCGCCGGAAGCTCACAAGTTTATAGGCTCTTTCCCTCAAGGATCCGTCCGGGTAAGCCCCGGCCCTTTTACCGCGTTGAAAGACATAAACATTTTTATTGAGGCGATGCGGCGAATCCTCAAAAAGAAAAGATGA
- a CDS encoding DUF3343 domain-containing protein produces the protein MSGIIYAVFTTTHETMRAEKFLKQAGIKFRTAIKPRSLGGSCQMALSFAPDSLNRIISLATANGLGLVGFFIEKNGGWEKLSTANPAQS, from the coding sequence ATGAGCGGAATTATTTACGCCGTTTTCACGACCACTCATGAAACCATGCGGGCGGAAAAATTCTTAAAACAGGCTGGCATTAAATTCCGTACGGCGATAAAACCCAGAAGCCTCGGGGGAAGCTGCCAAATGGCCTTAAGTTTCGCGCCGGATTCATTAAACCGGATAATCTCACTGGCCACCGCCAACGGGCTTGGTCTTGTGGGTTTCTTTATTGAGAAAAATGGGGGGTGGGAAAAACTATCTACCGCCAATCCTGCGCAATCCTAA
- a CDS encoding type I restriction enzyme HsdR N-terminal domain-containing protein — protein sequence MIDDIIAKRQRMAYKNEEHVRIGIVLRLLQKAGWDIFDPAEVYLEFSANRNEDKTKVDIAIFANSNEPTAFIEVKSLGSIRAKLQETERQLRDYNRNNTAPFSIITDGEEWRFYFSQTGGEFSEKCFRTMNICKDGIEDVELTILSFLSRQAITSGKAREYAENYLKLTKKQKTVDDSVPIAKRIAEDDPDKSWVQALIDICSEKGFEIDREEAKEAIKEYSSISDEVKAPEPKAEIISQKDVPSTNLPKRPEKQHMEIPISHINRESNYAHKKIIEIELFGQSFRPKNYNQLLLLTSKKIYEMQKSDFHKCTELVGRKRKYFSKEKADVFSPEPIGESGYYVGTNESATSIVKICYMLLAKFGYVKSDLVLKVEQAK from the coding sequence ATGATTGATGACATTATTGCCAAACGTCAGAGAATGGCATATAAGAACGAGGAACATGTTCGCATAGGAATTGTTCTACGGTTATTGCAAAAAGCAGGGTGGGATATTTTCGATCCGGCGGAAGTTTACTTAGAATTTAGCGCAAATCGAAATGAGGACAAAACAAAAGTAGATATAGCCATATTTGCCAATTCAAATGAACCAACCGCATTCATTGAAGTAAAGTCGCTTGGTTCTATTAGGGCAAAGTTACAAGAAACTGAGCGCCAACTAAGGGATTACAACAGAAACAATACCGCACCCTTTTCAATAATAACAGACGGGGAAGAGTGGAGATTTTACTTTTCCCAGACTGGAGGTGAGTTTAGTGAGAAATGTTTTAGGACTATGAATATTTGCAAGGATGGCATTGAAGATGTTGAACTCACAATATTATCTTTTCTATCAAGGCAAGCAATAACATCAGGAAAGGCGCGGGAATATGCAGAGAATTATCTTAAATTAACCAAAAAGCAAAAAACTGTTGATGATTCTGTTCCTATCGCCAAACGAATCGCAGAGGATGATCCCGATAAAAGCTGGGTACAGGCATTGATAGATATCTGCAGTGAAAAGGGATTTGAAATTGATCGTGAAGAGGCGAAGGAGGCAATAAAAGAATATTCAAGTATTAGCGACGAAGTTAAAGCGCCTGAACCAAAGGCGGAAATAATCTCGCAAAAAGATGTTCCCAGTACAAATTTACCAAAACGCCCTGAAAAACAACATATGGAAATTCCTATTTCTCATATTAATCGAGAATCTAATTACGCGCATAAAAAAATTATTGAGATTGAATTATTCGGGCAAAGTTTCCGTCCAAAGAATTATAACCAACTTTTATTGTTAACGAGCAAGAAAATTTATGAGATGCAAAAAAGTGATTTCCATAAATGCACGGAACTTGTCGGACGTAAACGAAAATATTTTAGCAAGGAAAAAGCTGATGTCTTTAGTCCTGAACCCATTGGCGAATCGGGCTATTATGTAGGTACTAATGAAAGCGCAACGTCAATCGTAAAAATTTGCTACATGCTATTAGCGAAGTTTGGATACGTTAAGTCTGATTTAGTGCTTAAAGTCGAACAAGCAAAATGA
- a CDS encoding transposase, with product MSKRIDHDLTLSALRMAIESRNPEQGIIHHSDRGVQYACGDYVAELEEHRFEISMSAPGNPYDNAFAESFMKTLKHEEVHLWEYESFTDVVERIPQFIETVYNRKRVHSGIGYLPPEEFEAILRDEDRKQELGQVTLKLAD from the coding sequence TTGTCGAAACGGATCGACCACGATCTGACGCTGTCGGCGTTGCGGATGGCCATTGAGTCGCGGAATCCGGAGCAGGGCATCATCCATCATTCCGACCGGGGCGTTCAGTACGCGTGCGGTGATTACGTTGCGGAGCTTGAGGAGCATCGGTTCGAGATCAGCATGTCGGCGCCGGGGAACCCTTATGACAACGCCTTCGCCGAGTCGTTCATGAAAACCCTGAAACACGAGGAGGTTCATCTATGGGAGTATGAGAGTTTTACGGACGTCGTTGAACGAATCCCGCAGTTCATCGAGACGGTGTACAACAGGAAACGGGTGCATTCCGGCATAGGATACTTGCCGCCGGAGGAGTTTGAGGCTATATTGCGGGACGAGGACAGGAAACAGGAGCTGGGACAGGTCACACTAAAACTGGCCGATTAA
- a CDS encoding type II toxin-antitoxin system HicB family antitoxin: protein MLIEIEQETDGRWIAEAPELPGVMAYGATRDEAVRNVETLALRAMADRLEHGEDIPQINAVFSIAQ, encoded by the coding sequence ATGTTAATAGAGATTGAACAGGAAACCGACGGGCGTTGGATCGCCGAGGCGCCGGAACTTCCAGGAGTGATGGCCTATGGCGCCACGCGGGATGAAGCAGTCCGCAATGTTGAAACCCTGGCCCTTCGCGCCATGGCCGACCGGCTGGAACATGGCGAAGATATCCCCCAAATAAACGCCGTTTTCTCCATCGCTCAATGA
- a CDS encoding BrnA antitoxin family protein: MKEKRKSIKSDLKRIDALKDGDIDYSEIPELDGSFFAKTPVDFPVKKKSVTIRLDEDVIVWLKKQGRGYQTRANRLLRRYMEAHK, translated from the coding sequence ATGAAAGAGAAAAGAAAATCTATAAAAAGCGACTTGAAACGGATTGACGCCCTGAAGGACGGAGATATTGACTATTCCGAAATCCCGGAACTGGACGGCTCCTTTTTCGCGAAAACCCCTGTGGATTTTCCTGTAAAAAAGAAATCGGTGACAATCCGGCTGGACGAGGATGTCATTGTGTGGCTGAAAAAGCAGGGGCGCGGATACCAAACCCGCGCCAACAGGCTCCTTCGGCGGTATATGGAGGCACACAAATAA
- a CDS encoding BrnT family toxin, with protein sequence MKYEWDAKKSRTNLIKHGLSFEDAEIVFDGKTVTFEDDRADYGEQRFITLGALARRVVVIAHTPRRGKTRIISMRKANEREKKIYKKRLETD encoded by the coding sequence ATGAAATACGAGTGGGACGCGAAAAAGAGCCGGACCAATCTTATCAAACATGGATTAAGCTTTGAGGACGCGGAGATCGTTTTCGATGGAAAGACCGTAACTTTCGAGGATGACAGGGCCGATTATGGCGAACAAAGATTCATTACATTGGGCGCGCTGGCCAGGCGCGTCGTCGTCATCGCCCATACGCCCCGGCGCGGAAAAACGCGGATTATCTCGATGAGGAAAGCCAATGAAAGAGAAAAGAAAATCTATAAAAAGCGACTTGAAACGGATTGA
- a CDS encoding DUF3334 family protein, translating into MNLAKTSTLDFVKIFSRAVRDLVQGSTGKPINVSKTAMQITGIQITGAIGAFVTFSGDYSGIMVLNFEGETALELVQDSLTRMGLSKEDIPTHYGNDEVRNNIGEMTNQIIGKCRTMVQDIYDLSARANIPAVVPITVPVALSMVAKEPRDLECVRVSFTTAKRNKFYMELALEPILGSPMEL; encoded by the coding sequence ATGAATCTCGCTAAAACCAGCACGCTGGATTTCGTAAAGATCTTCTCCAGGGCGGTGAGGGACCTGGTGCAGGGCTCCACCGGCAAGCCCATCAATGTTTCCAAAACCGCCATGCAGATAACCGGCATCCAGATAACCGGAGCCATAGGGGCGTTCGTCACCTTCTCCGGCGACTATAGCGGCATCATGGTGCTTAACTTCGAGGGGGAGACGGCCCTTGAGCTGGTGCAGGACTCCCTTACGCGGATGGGCCTTTCCAAAGAGGACATACCCACCCATTACGGCAACGACGAGGTGCGCAACAACATCGGCGAGATGACCAACCAGATAATCGGCAAATGCAGGACCATGGTGCAGGATATCTACGACCTGTCGGCCAGGGCGAATATCCCCGCGGTGGTGCCCATTACGGTGCCGGTGGCGCTTTCCATGGTGGCCAAGGAGCCCAGGGACCTTGAGTGCGTAAGGGTCTCTTTCACCACGGCCAAGCGGAACAAGTTTTACATGGAGCTGGCGCTGGAGCCAATTTTAGGCTCCCCCATGGAGCTATAG
- a CDS encoding tetratricopeptide repeat protein, with protein sequence MENALKMVRAELLALKAPEADKALAAFTRGEGHMRAREFYKAAEAFNEAVEMADAPTFRLRFSQCALEMGKTHDAIHSARRALELSETLDHAALYIASCQQLSRALMEEADFPKAVVFAQEALEVALKLGEAETTASALNLLGLCHSRGGAHKRGLENYLKALALESAGLAGKTLADTLGNIGSARYFLGELDEALASHQRALAIYEETGDGPSLGMCHYNLGLALERLGKTDDARAHYGKSADIFESEGMEKHLKAARASLEEL encoded by the coding sequence ATGGAAAACGCTTTAAAAATGGTCCGGGCGGAGCTTTTGGCGTTGAAAGCCCCGGAGGCGGACAAGGCTCTTGCGGCATTTACCCGGGGCGAGGGCCATATGCGGGCCAGGGAGTTTTACAAGGCCGCCGAGGCTTTCAACGAGGCGGTGGAGATGGCGGACGCGCCCACGTTCCGCCTGCGGTTTTCCCAGTGCGCCCTGGAGATGGGGAAAACCCATGACGCCATACATTCAGCCCGGCGGGCCCTGGAGCTTTCTGAAACGCTGGACCACGCCGCATTATACATAGCCTCTTGCCAACAGCTTTCAAGGGCGCTGATGGAGGAGGCCGATTTCCCCAAGGCCGTTGTATTCGCCCAGGAGGCGCTGGAAGTGGCGTTGAAGCTGGGTGAGGCTGAAACCACCGCGTCGGCGTTAAACCTTTTGGGGTTGTGCCATTCCCGGGGCGGCGCCCACAAGCGCGGGCTGGAGAACTATCTAAAGGCGCTGGCGCTGGAAAGCGCGGGCCTGGCCGGAAAGACACTGGCCGACACGCTGGGCAATATCGGCTCTGCCCGGTATTTCCTTGGGGAGTTGGACGAGGCGCTGGCCTCGCATCAAAGGGCGCTGGCGATATATGAAGAGACCGGCGACGGGCCATCGCTGGGAATGTGCCATTACAACCTGGGGCTGGCCCTGGAGCGCCTAGGGAAAACAGACGATGCCCGGGCGCATTACGGGAAATCGGCGGACATTTTCGAGTCCGAAGGGATGGAGAAGCATTTGAAGGCGGCGCGGGCCTCGCTGGAGGAGCTTTAG
- a CDS encoding peptidylprolyl isomerase: protein MAVRFLVAILVLALIGGSLFLSFGGLAGNNAPEAVQQAQGESAPKPAFTLDGQQAGAQTVKQEPVKIDYAAIPDVIAEVGGVKVKKDVLVRALQGLEKTFAMTGQSLTKDKLDGIRNTIVDNIINNESLYQKAEKDGVQVDSAKVEESLAHIKGQFKEEGAFKKMLQEQGMTEDDARREITRGLRIRAMLDKNVLSAVKVTPEEVKKYYDVNQMEFERKEMARASHILAKFDGADQASKDKAKKKIESIEKKLKDGADFAKLAMAESDDPGTAKNGGQLGFFSRGMMVPEFEKAAFDTQAGKLSAVVETKFGYHIIKVDEKRPAGVVSFEEAKAPIESKLKNQQATVKVQEFIKELKKSMNVKKFI, encoded by the coding sequence ATGGCGGTAAGGTTTCTGGTGGCTATCCTCGTATTGGCGTTGATCGGGGGGTCGCTTTTCTTAAGTTTCGGCGGATTGGCGGGGAATAACGCCCCGGAGGCCGTCCAGCAGGCCCAGGGCGAAAGCGCGCCCAAGCCCGCGTTCACCCTTGACGGCCAGCAGGCCGGCGCCCAGACCGTAAAGCAGGAGCCGGTGAAGATAGATTACGCGGCGATACCCGATGTGATAGCCGAGGTGGGCGGCGTGAAAGTTAAGAAAGACGTGCTCGTGCGCGCCTTGCAGGGGCTGGAGAAAACCTTCGCAATGACCGGGCAGAGCCTTACGAAGGACAAGCTGGACGGCATCCGCAACACCATTGTGGACAACATAATCAACAACGAGTCGCTCTACCAGAAAGCCGAAAAAGACGGCGTGCAGGTTGACTCCGCCAAGGTGGAAGAGAGCCTGGCGCATATAAAAGGCCAGTTCAAGGAAGAAGGCGCCTTTAAGAAGATGCTCCAGGAACAGGGGATGACCGAGGATGACGCCCGCAGGGAGATAACCCGCGGCTTGCGCATCCGCGCCATGCTGGACAAGAACGTGTTAAGCGCCGTGAAGGTGACGCCGGAGGAAGTGAAGAAATACTACGACGTGAACCAGATGGAGTTTGAGCGCAAAGAAATGGCCCGCGCCTCCCACATACTGGCCAAGTTTGACGGGGCGGACCAGGCCTCCAAAGACAAGGCGAAAAAGAAGATAGAGTCCATAGAGAAGAAGCTTAAGGACGGGGCCGATTTCGCCAAGCTTGCCATGGCCGAAAGCGACGACCCGGGCACGGCCAAAAACGGCGGCCAGCTTGGGTTCTTCAGCCGGGGCATGATGGTGCCGGAGTTTGAGAAGGCGGCGTTTGACACCCAGGCCGGCAAGCTTTCGGCGGTGGTGGAGACCAAGTTCGGCTACCACATCATAAAGGTGGACGAGAAGCGCCCGGCGGGGGTTGTGAGCTTCGAGGAAGCCAAGGCCCCCATCGAGTCGAAGCTTAAGAACCAGCAGGCTACCGTCAAGGTGCAGGAGTTCATTAAAGAGCTGAAGAAATCCATGAACGTGAAGAAGTTCATCTAG
- a CDS encoding DUF1848 domain-containing protein, whose product MAIISASRRTDIPAFYGDWFMDKVRKGHCMVVNPFNGSATTVSLKKEDVDGIVFWSRNYAPMLKNLRALYGMGYRFYCQCTMLDYPRFLDPATPAPGKSARIAHSIRSEFGPRSVVWRYDPILITAKTDFRWHLERFKRLAKSLEGATDTCVISFVDWYRKLDRNLKPVLAANDASLIGVPPEEMAALAQEMAGAAGNHGMTLESCCEPGLAPMIGKTACIDIDRLSDVTGKDLTSIPKKPTRPACACAESKDIGAYDTCVMGCAYCYANRSRAASFINRRAIKPEDISLSPQARAK is encoded by the coding sequence ATGGCTATCATCTCGGCCTCCCGGCGAACCGACATCCCGGCATTCTATGGGGACTGGTTCATGGACAAGGTCCGCAAAGGCCACTGCATGGTGGTGAACCCCTTTAATGGCTCAGCCACAACGGTGTCCTTGAAAAAAGAGGATGTGGACGGCATCGTGTTCTGGTCCCGCAACTACGCCCCCATGCTCAAAAACCTGCGGGCGCTATATGGCATGGGATACCGGTTCTACTGCCAGTGCACCATGCTCGATTACCCAAGATTCCTGGATCCGGCCACGCCAGCGCCGGGGAAATCCGCCAGGATAGCCCATTCTATCCGCTCGGAATTCGGCCCCCGTTCCGTGGTGTGGCGGTACGACCCGATCCTTATCACCGCCAAAACGGATTTTCGCTGGCATCTTGAGCGGTTTAAACGTCTGGCCAAATCGCTGGAAGGCGCCACGGACACCTGCGTGATTTCATTCGTGGACTGGTACAGGAAGCTGGACAGGAACCTTAAACCGGTCCTGGCCGCCAATGACGCCAGTTTGATTGGTGTTCCGCCAGAGGAAATGGCCGCGCTGGCGCAAGAAATGGCCGGGGCCGCCGGGAATCACGGCATGACCCTCGAAAGCTGTTGCGAGCCTGGGCTGGCCCCCATGATAGGCAAAACCGCATGCATTGATATAGATAGGCTGTCTGATGTGACTGGTAAGGATTTAACGTCCATCCCCAAAAAACCCACCCGGCCCGCCTGCGCCTGCGCGGAATCAAAAGACATCGGCGCTTACGACACCTGTGTGATGGGTTGCGCCTATTGTTACGCCAACCGCTCCCGGGCCGCAAGCTTCATTAACAGGCGCGCCATCAAACCGGAAGACATTTCCCTCTCGCCGCAAGCCCGCGCCAAATAA
- a CDS encoding acylphosphatase: MENVRARAVVYGIVQGVFFRATTADEAVRIGGLTGRVRNLPDGAVEVLCEGPSDKVEKLVAWLWRGPPSARVSDVKVVWENATGEFHSFRVAR, encoded by the coding sequence ATGGAAAACGTAAGGGCGCGCGCCGTTGTGTATGGGATTGTGCAGGGGGTCTTCTTCCGGGCCACCACGGCGGACGAGGCTGTCCGCATAGGAGGGCTCACCGGCCGGGTGCGGAACCTTCCGGATGGCGCCGTTGAAGTGTTGTGCGAAGGCCCCAGCGACAAGGTGGAAAAGCTTGTGGCGTGGCTGTGGAGAGGCCCGCCATCGGCCAGGGTTTCCGACGTGAAAGTGGTATGGGAAAACGCCACCGGAGAGTTCCATTCGTTCAGGGTCGCCCGTTAG
- a CDS encoding response regulator transcription factor translates to MGTGMKIVIVEDEPAAARQLSRMLSRAPGLIIAGIDICPTIEKARERLAHPLDLLFLDLNVMGQPGMELLKEFLSGPFDTIVATAYPEHALSAFEHGVRDYLVKPFSQERLEQALSRVPGPSPDKSPAMTSILIKEKQGIVPVPVGSIILIRSAGDYCEIHLVKGGVKLCSRGLDFLERRLPEDFIRVHRTAIARLSRIKSMKVEQGGKYTLTVEGINDPTPVGRKYYKELKERLGEDLA, encoded by the coding sequence ATGGGGACGGGGATGAAAATAGTGATAGTGGAGGATGAACCGGCCGCCGCCAGGCAGTTGAGCCGGATGCTCTCCCGCGCGCCGGGGCTCATAATAGCCGGTATCGATATTTGCCCCACCATCGAAAAGGCCCGGGAGCGCCTGGCCCATCCGCTGGACCTGCTGTTCCTGGACCTCAACGTCATGGGCCAGCCGGGCATGGAGCTTTTGAAAGAGTTCCTCTCCGGCCCCTTCGACACCATAGTGGCCACGGCCTATCCGGAGCATGCCCTGTCCGCCTTCGAGCATGGGGTGCGGGACTATCTTGTGAAACCTTTTTCCCAGGAGCGGCTGGAGCAGGCCCTTTCCCGCGTGCCCGGGCCTTCGCCGGACAAATCGCCAGCCATGACCAGCATATTGATAAAAGAGAAACAGGGGATTGTCCCCGTGCCGGTAGGCTCCATAATCCTCATCCGCTCGGCGGGGGATTATTGCGAGATACATCTGGTGAAAGGCGGGGTGAAGCTTTGCTCCCGCGGGCTTGATTTTTTAGAGCGGCGTTTGCCGGAGGATTTTATCCGTGTCCACAGGACAGCCATTGCGCGGCTTTCCCGTATAAAAAGCATGAAGGTGGAGCAGGGGGGCAAATACACCCTCACGGTGGAGGGCATCAACGATCCCACCCCCGTGGGAAGAAAGTATTACAAAGAGCTAAAAGAGCGGTTGGGGGAGGATTTGGCGTAA